The following DNA comes from Argopecten irradians isolate NY unplaced genomic scaffold, Ai_NY scaffold_1238, whole genome shotgun sequence.
ACCACGATGTCCTCCACTTCCAGGTCTAATAACGGGTAGGAAGGCATCATGTAACTAGCTCCTTTGAACTTGAGGCTGACAGCGTGAGGTGTTCCGTCGTGTGTCCTAGTGACATTCCCGGTAAACACTCCAAGATCCGGTTCGCTGCCGAAAATAGGACCTGACGTTTGGTCATATGCAATAGCCGATTCACATTTCCGGACGGAAAACTTTTCCATGTTTTGTACGGATCCATTGTCACGATAAAAGAGGAACGCATCCCTGTCGTAAACTTGTGGGATAAAGGCCGACTGCCAACTGACCGAGGTGTACCCTCCGTAAACGTGACCCTCCGTATCGGAGATCACCGTTACTGTAGACAAAGTATAAAGATCGAAGAAAATCCATGATGTTTTTATATGTGAGAATATAGCGAAACAGTTTAATGATGTTTACTTCTGTCATTCGATGTTAAGATTTCTATTGATATACTTTATCGCTCGTATGGCAAAATATTCCATGTTCAGTCATTTTAACTAATGCATCAGTATTTTCTCATGTGTCCGTGAAATATTTGTTACACTCGATAGGAAACACTCCCATCGCTATTACATACCGTACGCCAAtgctccagggattactatcaccgTCGTTATATCACCCCTTGAATATGTCATAGAATTAAGGTTCTATGGGCGACACcagatgagacaggtagtttggtaCTTAGATGTcaatcaaaagaatcgaataatgGTACATTTTTGGCTGTGCTGCTTTGAAGTTAGACGTCGTTATCtctttaattttcaaatgaagtctctgcaggtctgtgattggtcagtttttttctcctgaactgtctTCAGTTTACTATGgtatattccaggggtggatttaaagacagtgatagtaacccctgtaaAATTCATTTTAGCATTATGTTCTGTCAAATTGAATGTATTTGACCATCATAATGAAATAATGGGAAATTCCCAACTgatgtgttttaatttttatcattaatacGTCAATTTCATTTTACTCATTACATAATTTAATGTCTTTGTTGAAGAAGTGCATGGTTTTCACATGGATACGTACATGTTGGACCTCTGTTATCACACTTCTGGTGAAATACGCCTGCGTCAAAGCCGTTTTCCTTGGCACTGTACAGCTTGGTGAAGCATTTGGAACTTTCCCCTATGAACTCTTCAATAGCATGTTTGTCCAGAGGTGTCAGACTTGACATTTCGATTGTGTGAAGATTTGGCTAATGAAGTAGGACTTTATATCTATAAATTAGAAGTAAAGACACATTGTTTTCATTTGGATTGTACTTAGCTGCAATAGAAAATCGTGTCGACCGAAAGGTATGGTAGGCCGGGTACATATATTCGTTCTAGATTGCACTGTTTAAATGGGGCTCCTGATTGGAGATGCGGCGTCATgcattgtattttgttttttgataTGGCTAAGTACTGAAGAATACGAAGTCTCTTATCTCATGCCGTGCCTATGTGCTAGTGACAGTATTACCTGTGTTTTAGCAagttaaaataagtttttttaacGTATTGAATTTAGTGTTTTAGCATGTTGACTCGGTGTTGTAGCATACTATAATTATTTTAGTACTTTAGCATGTTAAACTAACACTAAAATGTGTTTCAGCTATTCCCCTTGGATATACAAAAACTACTTGCACACCAAACTGAATAACGTCAAGTAAATCACCCCTGTAGGCCAAATACAATCACTACTACTATGTCAATACTCCCTGAACATTAGAAGGCTACTAATTTGTATGTTATTTCATAAACTACTTAGTTACTAGGCTGGCGTTACTATAAAGATGCAAACAATTCTTTTGAAGTGGCGGTTTTCttcaaaattacatgtatttaaaaatgacgggattttataattgtaaaattgcaattaaaacgtcgaggtatgagagaaaaagacaCAAACTTTAAAACCCTTATTTAGGTCTTACATTTTACAAGTCAGAGATATGTTTACTACtagcagagatttaaatactTTAGAATTCCCTATACTTTTCGAAATTGGGAGGGCTTTAGATTCGGGGAAGGAAATTATAGCTGTATTCTGTGATATAAGCAAAGCATTCGATCGAGTTTGGCATAGGggtttaatatttaaattgaaaCAATCTGGTATCTCTGGGAAATTATTATCTATCATCTTGGTGTGAAAACTATTTATCTGATAGACATCAAAAAGTTGTAATTAACGGTACTTCTTCTGAGACACATACTATTAAGTCAGGTGTACCTCAAGGTTCAATCCTAGATCCACTCTTCTTTCTTGTTTATGATATAGTGAAAGATatcaattgtaaaattaaattgtttgctGATGACACTGCCTTGTATATAAGAGTTGATAATCCTACATTTGCTGTTGATACCATTAATGATGACCTTTTAAAGATACATGCATGGGCAAACCAATGGTTAGTACGTTTTAATCCAGAAAAAACAGAATCATTATTAATATCTAGGAAAACAACACGTAGACACTACGACCCCATAACTCTAAATAATACTAATGTATCAAATGTAAAATCCCATAAACACTTAGGAGTTGTATTAAATGAGATGGTTCATGGAAAAATCACATagatcatatttaaaaaaaaggggGGTTTCTCCAAGGATATCTGTCCTAAGAAGTTTAAGATATACTGTAGATAGGAAACTCTCtccaaactatttttttttttcatttataagaCCGATTCTAGAATATTCTGATTTTGTATGGGAAAACCTACCAAATTATCCTACTATATGccaaaatttagaaaatgtaCAATTGGAGGCAGCAAGAATAGTAACAGGTGCTACACTAAATTATCAAGTATTATTATCTATCACGTCTAATTCCAAATAAGGTATCAGAAGGTCATATGTATACTTACTAGACATTCAGACATTTCCAGCTACTATAATTGCATACTCAATTTTATGAAAGAgtccttttttttttaaaattctttcaAGGTTAGTTTTGGTTTGCCATTACTGTCTAGAACCATTCGTGAAAAATCCGTGTGCTTTTGCGCATAATTTCAAAACGCTTATTGCACAAAACAAGTAATAAATACACTCCCCCCCGTGCCACAACTTTTATTTGTAACATCCAGAGACCTCTGATACAgttaaatcaaattttagtaATGCACACTCGATTCGCTCTAAGAAGTGACATAATCAAATATGATCAGATCCAGAGAGTATCCGTCAAAACAAGCTTTATATATTGTTAAGAAACCTTAGAAGATAGTTCCACTTTGTACCTGTGGTTTAGTCGGAAGCCTAAATTAATCGAAATATTATTATTCATGTTTAATTCTAACTTATACTATAATTAGACTAAATATCTACTACAAATGCAATTTGACTATATTTCTTACCGAAATAAAACCTCTTGCTGATTGGGGCAGATCGATACGACTAGTAATATGAAagtacaaaaattaaaaactgaATAAACCTATTTTTGTATAGGCTCTAGTTAACATAGCAAGTCATATATCAGTAACTATATTAACCAAAGGACGTGGTAAACACGATTGATTGATTAGTTGCATAAGCTAGTATAAGCTATGTATCTCCAGACGTTGTAAAACAGgctgattttttaaattaagcATCTATTAACTATTAATCCCAGACGCGTGAAATTTGTAAATAGAACTCATGAATCCATTGTCTTATATTGTAATCACCTCAGGTGTATGTACTATTTGTCATGTACATAACTCTTATCTTGTAGTTCACAATGCATGTTACTAATGGACTGCAACaagtatttttattaatatgatatttattcTGCTTTAAACTGGTTCTTTTATACATATCTTGTAAAGGTTTTTCCAGTGCCGAACTTTCCTCTGGCTTGATACTTTCAGGGAAAGGAATTTATATAAGCTTTAAGCTTGTTTTCCGATTCCGAAATGTGTtgatgtactgtattatatgtatcattatatgaataaaaatactgttttaaACTAATTCCCTAAACTTTAGCATATCTCAAAATGGACTCCGTAGAAGTAGGACTGCCAAGCTGCGAATTAGAAggaatatttcatttcaacaaattttattgcaaataatatgcaaatggatttggcaacaggcaaagcctatattagccatctccaaacaaatccggtatagtacaattatcaacaaaatattttaacatttaacattacattatgaatgaatattattattagtgtatctccccaacctatcatagtagaaaaatctaaaaaaaatcttttagtttcagatatatattctgatatgcattgcaataaatatgtatttttttcttcatcacaattgtcacagccatgCAGTAGAGTTTTTGCgttaaaatgcgagtgggggatattagagttatgtattttggttctgagtgatgatctttgttcattaaataaaggacatatgaaaagatagtgttcggctgtttcattaccaaggccacaagaacaaattggagaatctctcaaatgatcgcgaaataggtcagaatttagattgctagaggaatttctgagctggcacagagtaatatttataattcgagaacctttgtttataaaggtatttgttatatcaggttccattttattaatgttaaaaaggagtgttttaaattgtgcaacagtattaacattcgataagtcaaagtttaaagcgaAAGAATTTAATTCTCTAAAGGTACTTCGAAAAAAACTAGTATAGTATCTTGCAGTTCTTcacataggaatattaaaatatcttgtcatccttagtggatatctctcattttttcaggctgatataaaaatggttgtacaatttcaatcaaatgctgtggagcaaatccacggagtatcttaaacataagaAAAGTTAGTGTTTTTGACGCCGATCCGAAAGAGATTCCCAAGctagttctttataaagtatatcatggGAGGTACCTCTGCGCATCCCGTTATAATCCTAGCGGCTTCTAAGTGGACAGACTCTAACAgaagtttacattgttcagtacagttatcccataaaacatcagcatattctaaaacaggcaaaatataa
Coding sequences within:
- the LOC138314035 gene encoding interferon-induced protein 44-like isoform X2, which produces MSSLTPLDKHAIEEFIGESSKCFTKLYSAKENGFDAGVFHQKCDNRGPTLTVISDTEGHVYGGYTSVSWQSAFIPQVYDRDAFLFYRDNGSVQNMEKFSVRKCESAIAYDQTSGPIFGSEPDLGVFTGNVTRTHDGTPHAVSLKFKGASYMMPSYPLLDLEVEDIVVYSVTDSRYNLKALPWRNEPSFDNACLRTLFEDVESYWPLKDFGVPKGTVQYVNILFVGPIGAGKSTFINTVDSVFRGYATMIAIAGGKGKCMTHRYRQYHITSSDNRRYLHFRLCDTRGLEDGFSINKDFDAILEGHVPDKYNVISRLASL
- the LOC138314035 gene encoding interferon-induced protein 44-like isoform X3 → MSSLTPLDKHAIEEFIGESSKCFTKLYSAKENGFDAGVFHQKCDNRGPTLTVISDTEGHVYGGYTSVSWQSAFIPQVYDRDAFLFYRDNGSVQNMEKFSVRKCESAIAYDQTSGPIFGSEPDLGVFTGNVTRTHDGTPHAVSLKFKGASYMMPSYPLLDLEVEDIVVYSVTDSRYNLKALPWRNEPSFDNACLRTLFEDVESYWPLKDFGVPKGTVQYVNILFVGPIGAGKSTFINTVDSVFRGYATMIAIAGGKGKCMTHRFLASNIVC